In Kwoniella newhampshirensis strain CBS 13917 chromosome 4, whole genome shotgun sequence, one DNA window encodes the following:
- a CDS encoding 2-isopropylmalate synthase, whose product MPMLAEPSKRYLPFKPVPFPNRTWPDKTHKKAPIWLSTDLRDGNQSLANPMSNQQKMRFFRHLIQIGFKEIEVSYPAASDSDFNFCRDLISGGEVPDDVWIQHGTNFRYEYSPETFSQTETAYAVEVCESVKKAWLAGQNSVWADGRNEERIIFNLPATVEVSTPNCFADQVSDSRLKYADVQIEIFCNSISEREKCIISLHTHNDRGCAVAAAELGVLAGADRIEGTVLGNGERTGNVDLVTLALNCYSQGIPPGLDFSDMFSIIDTVTECTGLPVHPRHPYAGELVFTAFSGSHQDAIKKGFEAQLKREKAGDRIWSMPYLPIDPADVGCTYEAVIRVNSQSGKGGIAYIVKSALALDLPRRMQIAFYRVVQERSETSGKEMTSKDITTAFRQSYHLGGSIYDGRLVLKSFVTIDIQPSTPSSAVGTPDRSPTRSRSHSRSRVTSLSLSGILSEPSPDRDSESNLPTASKRITAKVLVDGKLHEISGEGNGPLSSFLDALETDLGLTLSVREYTEHAVGSGSDVKAATYVELIPADVDPKDKTQGGFWGVGVDADITASGLKAVVSAANGYLGDSAISMPADV is encoded by the exons ATGCCCATGCT CGCCGAGCCTTCCAAGCGGTATCTTCCCTTCAAGCCTGTCCCATTTCCAAACCGAACATGGCCAGACAAAACACACAAAAAGGCGCCCATTTGGCTGAGCACTGATCTCAGAGATGGTAACCAGAGTCTCGCCAATC CCATGTCAAATCAACAAAAAATGCGCTTCTTCCGTCACCTGATACAAATTGGCTTCAAGGAGATTGAAGTGTCGTATCCAGCGGCTTCCGACTCTGACTTCAACTTCTGTCGTGACCTCATCAGTGGTGGTGAAGTCCCCGACGATGTATGGAttcaa CATGGTACAAATTTCCGATACGAATACTCACCGGAAACCTTTTCGCAAACCGAGACTGCATACGCTGTGGAAGTTTGCGAATCTGTCAAGAAGGCCTGGTTGGCCGGACAAAACAGCGTTTGGGCTGATGGCCGCAACGAAGAGcgcatcatcttcaatcTGCCTGCAACTGTTGAAGTCTCTACCCCTAATTGTTTCGCtgatcaagtgagtgataGCAGATTGAAGTATGCTGATGTTCAGATTGAAATCTTCTGCAACAGTATAtcggaaagagagaaatGCATCATCAGTCTCCATACTCACAACGATCGAG GGTGCGCTGTGGCCGCTGCGGAACTTGGTGTGCTTGCTGGAGCCGACCGCATTGAGGGCACTGTGCTGGGTAACGGAGAACGAACTGGAAATGTCGATCTGGTCACTCTTGCTTTGAACTGCTACTCCCAGGGAATTCCTCCCGGCCTCGACTTCTCCGACATGTTCTCCATTATCGACACAGTTACCGAATGTACTGGTCTGCCCGTCCACCCTCGGCATCCTTATGCTGGCGAACTTGTCTTCACCGCCTTTTCAGGCAGTCACCAGGATGCCATCAAAAAGGGCTTCGAAGCTCAACTCAAGCGAGAAAAAGCTGGGGACAGGATATGGAGCATGCCATATCTGCCAATTGACCCGGCTGATGTTGGCTGTACTTACGAAGCTGTCATCCGGGTCAACTCTCAGTCCGGCAAGGGAGG TATCGCTTATATCGTCAAGTCCGCCCTGGCATTGGACCTTCCTCGACGAATGCAGATTGCCTTCTACAGAGTCGTTCAAGAGAGATCTGAGACCTCTGGTAAAGAAATGACATCGAAAGACATCACAACCGCGTTCCGTCAGTCTTACCATCTGGGTGGATCCATTTATGACGGGCGACTAGTTCTCAAATCATTCGTGACGATCGACATTCAACCGTCCACCCCTTCATCCGCGGTTGGCACACCCGACCGATCTCCCACTCGCTCTCGATCACATTCTCGAAGTCGAGTGACATCCCTCAGTCTCTCGGGTATCCTGTCCGAACCGAGCCCGGACAGAGATTCAGAAAGCAACCTTCCAACCGCGTCGAAACGCATCACGGCGAAGGTCTTAGTGGACGGCAAGCTGCACGAGATCTCAGGTGAAGGTAACGGACCCTTGTCCTCGTTCCTTGATGCTCTCGAGACCGATCTGGGTCTCACGCTCTCGGTCCGAGAGTATACAGAGCACGCTGTCGGATCAGGTTCCGACGTTAAAGCTGCCACTTACGTCGAGCTTATTCCTGCTGATGTCGATCCCAAGGACAAAACACAAGGAGGATTCTGGGGAGTTGGCGTGGACGCGGATATCACTGCCAGTGGTCTGAAAGCCGTTGTCAGTGCCGCCAACGGGTACCTTGGGGATTCGGCGATTTCTATGCCTGCAGATGTTTGA